A region of Pseudomonas cavernicola DNA encodes the following proteins:
- a CDS encoding anhydro-N-acetylmuramic acid kinase → MPRYLGVMSGTSLDGLDIALIEQSDHPTLLATHYLPMPTELRAELLALCASGPDELARAAIAEQHWVHLATQGIKTLLRQSGLQPSDIRAIGSHGQTVRHEPARGFSIQIGNPALLTELTGISVISDFRRRDLAAGGQGAPLVPAFHQALFDDGRSRRAVLNIGGFSNLSLLEPKQPVRGFDCGPGNVLLDAWIQRQQGQSFDRDGAWAASGQVAPLLLQALLRDPFFQTQGPKSTGRELFNLDWLDRHLTSLPAFALEDVQATLLEMTAHSITDALKAAQKDTEQLLVCGGGAHNGALMARLAQLLPACKVSSTADYGVPPDWVEAMAFAWLAHCCLEGIPANRPSVTGASGLRVLGAIYPA, encoded by the coding sequence ATGCCGCGCTATTTAGGGGTGATGTCCGGAACCAGTCTGGATGGCCTGGACATTGCCCTGATCGAACAGAGCGACCACCCCACCCTGCTTGCGACCCATTACCTACCCATGCCTACCGAGCTGCGTGCTGAGCTGCTCGCCTTATGCGCATCGGGTCCGGATGAACTGGCACGCGCCGCCATCGCTGAGCAGCACTGGGTACACCTGGCCACGCAAGGCATCAAGACACTACTTCGCCAATCAGGCCTGCAGCCCAGCGATATTCGCGCCATTGGCAGTCACGGTCAGACCGTGCGCCATGAGCCGGCGCGCGGCTTCAGTATCCAGATCGGCAACCCGGCGCTCCTCACCGAGCTGACGGGCATCAGCGTGATTAGTGACTTTCGCCGCCGCGATCTGGCGGCCGGCGGCCAAGGTGCCCCCTTGGTACCCGCCTTCCATCAAGCATTGTTCGATGACGGTCGCAGCCGGCGGGCCGTTCTCAATATCGGCGGTTTCAGTAACCTCAGCCTGCTCGAACCCAAGCAGCCGGTACGCGGCTTCGACTGCGGGCCAGGCAATGTGCTGCTGGATGCCTGGATTCAGCGCCAGCAGGGCCAGAGTTTCGACCGCGACGGTGCCTGGGCGGCCAGCGGCCAAGTAGCGCCGTTATTGCTGCAGGCATTGCTCCGTGATCCGTTCTTCCAAACCCAGGGCCCGAAAAGCACTGGCCGCGAACTGTTCAACCTAGACTGGCTGGATCGGCATCTGACGAGCCTGCCAGCCTTTGCACTCGAGGATGTACAGGCGACCCTGCTGGAGATGACCGCACACAGCATTACCGACGCCCTGAAAGCCGCACAGAAAGACACCGAACAGCTGCTGGTGTGCGGCGGCGGTGCACATAACGGTGCGTTGATGGCGCGTCTGGCCCAACTGTTGCCCGCCTGCAAGGTCAGCAGCACCGCCGACTATGGCGTACCGCCGGACTGGGTCGAAGCCATGGCCTTCGCCTGGCTCGCGCATTGCTGCCTGGAAGGCATTCCGGCCAACCGCCCGAGCGTTACCGGTGCGAGCGGCCTGCGAGTGCTCGGCGCAATTTATCCCGCCTGA
- the tyrS gene encoding tyrosine--tRNA ligase has translation MKSVEEQLALIKRGAEEVLVESELIEKLKRGQPLRIKAGFDPTAPDLHLGHTVLINKLRQFQELGHQVIFLIGDFTGMIGDPSGKSATRPPLTREQVLDNAETYKTQVFKILDPAKTEVAFNSTWMDQLSPADFIRLASQYTVARMLERDDFSKRYSTNQPIAIHEFLYPLVQGYDSVALRADVELGGTDQKFNLLMGRELQRSYGQDAQVILTMPLLEGLDGVKKMSKSLGNYVGIQEAPGVMYNKLVSLPDSLMWRYFELLSFRSMAEIEEFKASVERGTNPRDIKIKLAEELVARFHGEEAAAGAHRSAGNRMKEGELPEDMPEIELVSTEDLPIASLLNRAGLVKNAAGARDLLGSGGVRIDGEVVDRAFTFKRGSVHVCQAGKKAFARVTLKAE, from the coding sequence ATGAAGTCGGTTGAAGAGCAGCTGGCGCTTATCAAGCGTGGTGCGGAAGAGGTTTTGGTCGAGTCTGAGCTGATCGAAAAACTAAAGCGTGGCCAGCCGCTTCGCATTAAGGCTGGTTTCGATCCGACCGCGCCGGATCTGCATCTTGGTCACACCGTGCTTATTAATAAGCTGCGGCAGTTCCAGGAGCTGGGCCATCAGGTGATTTTCCTGATTGGCGACTTCACCGGCATGATCGGTGATCCGAGTGGTAAAAGTGCCACGCGTCCGCCGCTGACCCGCGAGCAGGTGTTGGATAACGCAGAGACCTATAAGACGCAGGTCTTCAAGATTCTTGATCCGGCCAAGACAGAGGTGGCTTTCAACTCGACGTGGATGGATCAACTGAGCCCTGCGGACTTCATCCGCCTGGCATCGCAGTACACCGTGGCGCGCATGCTCGAGCGTGATGACTTTAGTAAGCGTTACTCGACCAATCAGCCGATAGCCATCCATGAGTTTCTCTATCCTTTAGTGCAAGGGTACGACTCGGTCGCCTTGCGTGCTGACGTTGAGTTGGGCGGGACCGATCAGAAATTCAACCTGCTAATGGGGCGCGAGTTGCAGCGTTCCTACGGTCAGGACGCCCAGGTCATTCTCACCATGCCGCTGCTCGAGGGTTTGGATGGGGTGAAGAAGATGTCCAAGTCGCTGGGCAACTATGTAGGTATCCAGGAGGCGCCGGGCGTCATGTACAACAAGCTGGTCTCTCTTCCCGATAGCTTGATGTGGCGTTACTTCGAGCTGCTCAGCTTCCGCTCCATGGCTGAAATCGAGGAGTTCAAGGCGAGTGTCGAGCGTGGTACCAATCCGCGAGACATCAAGATCAAGCTGGCTGAAGAGCTCGTCGCGCGCTTCCATGGCGAAGAGGCGGCGGCGGGTGCGCATCGTTCGGCGGGTAACCGGATGAAGGAAGGTGAGTTGCCGGAAGATATGCCTGAGATCGAATTGGTGTCCACTGAGGACTTGCCGATTGCATCTCTCCTTAATAGAGCTGGCTTGGTTAAGAATGCTGCCGGTGCGCGCGATTTGCTCGGTTCGGGTGGCGTGCGCATAGATGGCGAGGTGGTGGATCGCGCCTTTACCTTTAAACGTGGTTCGGTTCACGTTTGTCAGGCCGGCAAGAAGGCTTTTGCGCGAGTTACGCTGAAAGCCGAATAA
- a CDS encoding peptidoglycan DD-metalloendopeptidase family protein produces the protein MTQTTSKAPPPYPKSHLLAASGVAALLSLALLVFPSREVEAKRTHLGLELDNGSEQLVQEKDDLRTGAITSDESPSPFATIEGSSDNQNSAEQDAEKKNKESNLNASATPPANPSHKTMTVANGDTLSTVFTKAGLSATDLHDVLNSGKDAKQFGQLKVGQKLEIKLTPEGQLESLQSKLSDLESISLAKTDKGFAFKRELTKPAVRATYAHGVIDSSLFLSAKRAGMSHNLTMDLANVFGYDIDFAQDIREGDEFEVIYEEKVINGKQVGAGNILAARFINRGKPFTAVRYTNKQGTTSYYTADGNSMRKAFIRTPVDFARISSRFSMGRRHPILNKIRAHKGVDYAAPRGTPIKAAGDGKVLLAGRRGGYGNAVIIQHGNSYRTLYGHMQGFAKGIRTGVNVKQGQLIGYIGTTGLSTGPHLHYEFQVNGVHVDPLGQKVAMADPISRNEKQRFLQMSKPMMARMDQEKATMLALNKR, from the coding sequence ATGACCCAGACAACCTCCAAAGCGCCTCCGCCGTACCCAAAAAGCCACCTACTGGCCGCCAGCGGGGTCGCGGCGCTGCTTAGCTTGGCCCTATTGGTGTTCCCATCGCGCGAAGTAGAGGCGAAGAGGACTCACCTCGGCCTGGAGCTCGACAACGGCTCCGAACAGCTTGTGCAAGAGAAAGACGATCTCCGAACAGGTGCCATCACCTCGGATGAGAGCCCCTCGCCATTTGCCACGATCGAGGGCTCCAGCGATAACCAAAACAGCGCCGAACAAGACGCGGAGAAAAAGAACAAAGAGTCAAACCTGAACGCTAGCGCTACCCCTCCTGCCAACCCAAGCCACAAGACGATGACTGTTGCCAACGGCGATACCTTGTCCACGGTTTTCACCAAAGCAGGCTTGTCCGCCACGGATCTGCACGACGTTCTCAATAGCGGCAAAGACGCCAAGCAATTTGGTCAACTCAAAGTAGGCCAAAAGCTGGAGATCAAGCTCACCCCAGAGGGTCAGCTAGAAAGCCTGCAGAGCAAACTGAGCGACCTGGAAAGCATCAGCCTAGCCAAGACGGATAAAGGTTTTGCCTTCAAGCGTGAGCTGACCAAGCCTGCCGTGCGCGCTACCTATGCTCACGGCGTGATCGACAGCTCACTGTTTCTTTCGGCTAAACGCGCCGGTATGTCGCACAACCTGACCATGGATCTGGCCAACGTGTTTGGCTACGACATCGACTTCGCCCAAGACATCCGCGAAGGCGACGAATTTGAGGTGATCTACGAAGAGAAAGTTATCAACGGCAAGCAGGTCGGCGCCGGCAACATCCTCGCCGCACGCTTTATTAACCGCGGCAAACCCTTCACCGCCGTGCGCTACACCAACAAACAAGGCACAACCAGTTACTACACCGCTGACGGCAACAGCATGCGCAAGGCCTTTATCCGCACGCCCGTAGATTTCGCCCGCATCAGCTCACGCTTTTCCATGGGCCGCCGCCACCCGATTCTGAACAAGATTCGCGCACACAAAGGTGTCGACTACGCTGCGCCGCGCGGTACGCCAATCAAAGCTGCCGGTGATGGCAAGGTACTGCTAGCCGGCCGCCGTGGTGGCTACGGCAATGCCGTGATCATCCAGCATGGCAATAGCTATCGCACCCTTTATGGGCACATGCAGGGTTTTGCCAAAGGCATCCGCACTGGGGTAAACGTCAAGCAAGGGCAGCTCATCGGCTACATCGGCACCACCGGTCTATCCACGGGGCCGCACCTGCACTACGAATTCCAGGTCAACGGTGTACACGTAGATCCGCTCGGCCAGAAAGTGGCCATGGCTGACCCGATCTCGCGCAATGAGAAGCAGCGCTTCCTGCAAATGAGTAAACCAATGATGGCACGCATGGACCAGGAAAAAGCCACCATGCTGGCCCTGAACAAGCGTTAA